The Gemmobacter aquarius genome contains the following window.
GTAATGGCCCCCGTCCCGCCGCGCTGTGGTCTGCAAGGCCAGCGTATCGGTGCCACTTGTCGGCTCGGTCACGCCAAAGGCCTGCAAGCGCAACCGCCCGGCTGCGATCTCGGGCAGGTAGCGCAGCTTTTGCGCGTCCGACCCGTGGCGCAGCACCGTCCCCATCGTATACATCTGTGCATGACAGGCCGCAGCATTGCAGCCCTGACGGTGAATTTCCTCTAGGATCACCGCTGCCGCCGTGAGGCTTAGCCCAGATCCACCATATTCTTCGGGGATCATCGCGGCCAGCCACCCCTCGCGCATCAGCGCGCTGACAAAGTCTTCCGGATAAGCCCGCAGTGCATCAAGATCGCGCCAATAGCTCCCCGGAAAACCCGAGCAGACCGCAGCCACGCCTTGGCGCAAATCATCATATCCGGCCGTGGGATGATGGCCCATTCAACACCTCGCAACGCTCAACTTCTTTCTGGCAGAAAAGTCCGCGTGGATGATGACGGTATTCGGCGCATCCAGTTATCCGCTGGGGATATGGGTAGGAAGCCAAGAACGGCCACGCGGCGCGATCTTCAACAACGTCCCGATCATTCTGGCGAAATCAGCGGGCGTCACCAGCCTTTCACCCTGACTGAAGCCGGAAAACTCTGCCTTCGGACTTGAGATCGTTTCCAAGATGTCCTCGCCGTTGACAGCTTGGGCGACAATCCAACCGAGCCGCGAACCCGTACGAGGGGAACCGGCTGCCAGTCAGCGCGTCTTTCACGTGCGGATAAGCACTCCGAACGCCAGATAGGCCTCTATCGCATCGCGCCCGCGTCTAAGCGATGAGAGTTCGTCTCGCATGTAGGGCTCCGCCCGATGATGCTGCGTCAGCACGTTAAGCCCGCCGGACAAGATCATACAGGGAAAAGCTCTGGAGGCGGGTACCGGAATCGAACCGGTCTTCACGGATTTGCAATCCGCTGCGTAACCTCTCCGCCAACCCGCCAGAGCCTTGCGTTCACTATGTTTTCTCCCCGTCGCCGTCAAGGCGTATCGTTTCGCGTATCACGTCCTTTTTTGTTCCGTATCTGTTCGCCCGCTTGGTCGCCGCCGTGTCCGATCGCATGACTTGCCGCGCAAGCCCCGCATACTTGACCACCATCGCCCGCGAATTGTGCCCGCTGTAGGCTTGTATTTCCTCATCATCGCAGCCGGACCAAGCCAGCTCCATGATCCCCCGGTATCGCAAGGCGTGCAGGTCGAACGCCTCGAGGCCAAGCCGCTTACGCTCTTGCAGCATCACCCAAGCCAAGGGCCTATAGCTCATCGGGTCGCCGTCGCGCTTGCGCAAGATCGCGCCCTTCGGGTTGCCGCCCGCCGCCGCCTTGGCCGCGTCCAGCGCCGCCCTTAGCTCCGCCGTGCAGGGCAAGGAAAGCGCCTTGTCGGTCTTACCCTGCACCAGCTCGAGCCGTTCGCCGTCATAGTCCGACCACTTGAACCGGCACCAATCGGCGGGCCGCTGGACGCTCCCCACCCCAAGCTCA
Protein-coding sequences here:
- a CDS encoding tyrosine-type recombinase/integrase, with translation MPKDRQAPHLPWTDEAVALWREKAEPLPRLIFELGVGSVQRPADWCRFKWSDYDGERLELVQGKTDKALSLPCTAELRAALDAAKAAAGGNPKGAILRKRDGDPMSYRPLAWVMLQERKRLGLEAFDLHALRYRGIMELAWSGCDDEEIQAYSGHNSRAMVVKYAGLARQVMRSDTAATKRANRYGTKKDVIRETIRLDGDGEKT